A genomic region of Ignavibacteria bacterium contains the following coding sequences:
- a CDS encoding biopolymer transporter ExbD: MARKKRIWEERGIDMTPMIDCVFQLLIFFMVTTVFAVQSGLKVDLPQAATSDAPPEKDLSITISEKGEMDLNGTPVTLDNLEEQLRIQKDIFGSKVLIIKADKKTPHGIVVDVMDAAKIVGIDQLAIATDKEEEKKE, translated from the coding sequence ATGGCAAGGAAGAAAAGAATCTGGGAAGAACGGGGCATTGATATGACCCCGATGATTGACTGCGTATTTCAGCTCTTAATATTTTTTATGGTTACAACAGTTTTTGCTGTTCAAAGTGGATTGAAGGTTGATCTTCCACAGGCTGCAACTTCTGATGCACCGCCTGAAAAAGACTTAAGCATTACAATTTCTGAAAAAGGTGAAATGGATTTAAATGGAACTCCTGTCACACTTGATAATCTTGAGGAGCAGTTACGAATTCAGAAAGATATTTTTGGAAGTAAAGTTTTAATCATTAAAGCAGATAAAAAGACTCCACACGGAATAGTTGTAGATGTAATGGATGCAGCCAAAATTGTGGGAATAGATCAGCTTGCGATAGCAACGGATAAAGAAGAAGAAAAGAAAGAGTAG
- a CDS encoding MotA/TolQ/ExbB proton channel family protein, with product MRTLLIILQTENTLRSWLTENWLVEILNKGGWYIMYPLLFFSIVSLGIIIERLYRYLSVPKEDKAQKILEELADLLNRYGSVEPLVQWCEKNKGVLGYVFLQVLKRFNFLVVEKRPILDMRNELLDTGDEAAEEYFEEFLPVVNTIASVATLLGLLGTILGMIMSFDEIAKGGKGDPAVVAGGISVALITTAGGLIVAIPSVIGYSFLKRRAMKLVKYVEPFTNHFVNLILKDLARFSTYKEMLKTAYRDGVLNKEEEEFLKQKRIELNISDEEGKKLEEEVLKSLGYK from the coding sequence TTGAGAACATTATTAATTATTCTTCAAACTGAAAATACTTTAAGAAGCTGGTTAACTGAAAACTGGTTAGTAGAAATTCTAAACAAAGGCGGCTGGTACATAATGTATCCGCTCCTTTTCTTTTCAATTGTTTCGCTTGGAATTATAATAGAAAGACTTTATAGATATCTCTCAGTGCCAAAAGAGGATAAGGCACAAAAAATTTTGGAAGAGCTTGCTGATCTTTTGAATAGATACGGTTCAGTTGAGCCTTTAGTTCAATGGTGCGAGAAAAATAAAGGTGTGCTTGGTTATGTTTTCCTTCAAGTCTTGAAGAGATTTAATTTTCTGGTTGTGGAAAAAAGACCAATACTCGATATGAGAAATGAACTTCTTGATACAGGTGACGAAGCTGCAGAAGAATATTTTGAAGAATTTCTACCAGTTGTGAATACTATTGCAAGTGTGGCAACGCTTCTCGGATTACTTGGAACTATTCTTGGGATGATTATGTCGTTCGATGAAATCGCAAAAGGTGGAAAAGGAGATCCGGCTGTAGTTGCGGGTGGTATTTCCGTTGCTCTGATCACCACTGCGGGTGGATTAATAGTTGCGATTCCGTCGGTTATTGGTTATAGCTTTTTGAAAAGAAGAGCAATGAAATTGGTTAAGTATGTTGAGCCATTTACAAATCATTTTGTCAATTTAATTCTAAAAGATCTTGCAAGATTTTCTACATATAAAGAAATGCTGAAGACTGCTTACAGAGATGGTGTTCTAAATAAAGAAGAAGAAGAATTCTTAAAACAGAAAAGAATTGAACTGAACATTTCAGATGAAGAAGGGAAAAAACTTGAAGAAGAAGTCTTAAAATCTTTAGGATATAAATAA
- a CDS encoding aminopeptidase: MNKELQKSSLIALRDLLGLQKEETLLVISDEIEKEIGYSLFEVGKKLCKEAVYVEMKSREMNGEEPPEQIAELMKKFDVVVCPTAKSLTHTNARREAVKAGARVATMPGISKSTMIRCLSADSKKVVELTNSVKNALENSKVIRVISKNGTDVEMNIEGRKIIPSTGVLRNKGESGNLPSGEVYLAPVEGSTNGVIVFDGSMAGIGILKNPIKVTVKDGYAEKIIGKTEAKKFQKMLDKVGKDARAVGEFGIGTNYKAKIIGQILEDEKVLGTIHIAFGNNISMGGNINVPIHLDGLVKKPTVLVDDIVIMESGVLLL, from the coding sequence ATGAATAAGGAATTACAAAAAAGTTCATTAATCGCATTAAGAGATTTACTCGGTCTTCAAAAAGAAGAGACGTTATTAGTAATTTCTGATGAGATTGAAAAAGAAATTGGTTACTCGCTATTTGAAGTTGGAAAGAAATTATGTAAAGAAGCTGTTTATGTTGAAATGAAATCGAGAGAAATGAATGGTGAAGAACCACCAGAACAAATTGCAGAGTTAATGAAAAAATTTGATGTAGTAGTTTGCCCAACTGCAAAATCTTTAACTCATACAAATGCTAGAAGAGAAGCTGTCAAAGCTGGCGCTAGAGTTGCAACTATGCCGGGCATAAGCAAATCAACAATGATCAGATGTTTATCAGCTGATTCGAAAAAAGTTGTTGAATTAACAAACTCAGTCAAGAACGCTCTTGAAAATTCTAAAGTGATTAGAGTCATTTCAAAAAATGGAACCGATGTTGAAATGAACATCGAAGGAAGAAAAATTATTCCAAGCACTGGAGTTTTGAGAAATAAAGGTGAAAGTGGAAATCTTCCATCAGGAGAAGTTTATCTTGCTCCAGTTGAAGGCTCAACTAATGGTGTAATTGTTTTCGATGGTTCAATGGCTGGAATTGGTATCTTGAAGAATCCAATCAAAGTTACTGTTAAAGATGGATACGCAGAAAAAATTATCGGCAAAACTGAAGCAAAAAAATTTCAGAAAATGTTAGACAAAGTTGGAAAAGACGCAAGAGCAGTTGGTGAGTTTGGAATAGGTACTAATTATAAAGCGAAAATTATTGGACAGATTTTAGAAGACGAAAAAGTTTTAGGAACCATTCACATTGCATTTGGAAATAATATTTCAATGGGTGGAAATATTAATGTTCCAATTCATCTTGATGGATTAGTCAAAAAGCCCACCGTACTTGTTGATGATATTGTAATAATGGAGAGTGGAGTTTTACTCCTTTAG
- a CDS encoding oligopeptide transporter, OPT family, with protein sequence MTESKKYVPFVSPDKTLPEFTVRALIIGLIMCVVLGAANAYLGLKAGMTIAATYPAAVIGMALLRAMKGSILEENFARTVGSIGESVAAGAIFTIPAFFIAGIWPEFTMKHYLESSIIMFVGGVLGIMFVALLRRVMVEDAELPFPESVAAGEIHKAGRTGGTGAKFLFSAMGIGALIQALGQFNFFAKSWEKFVHFSKTTIGLRSSGEATAQGGILLSSPGVSPAYIGVGYIIGPKLASLNFSGGLLAWGLFVPIITYFLAPSLLASNPNPAESDWINLSINVWRFIVRPIAIGGMLVGAGYTLYRMRKSLLTGIKRSISDVKKAATGEHVEIRTEQDINFKWVMLGILLSAVATFFIYNYFAQDVVAALVATIVMVIAGFFFAAVSGYLVGIIGSSNNPISGLTLSTLLVAALLMVALGMKGTTGVAAVLGVAAVVCVSAAVAGEMLQDLKVGHILGGTPWKMQVGDIIGVGLAAFVMFIPLLILHQGDINTGGTGFGGKNLPAPQASLMALLSQGIVKGEMAWPLIIVGMLMGFGFILMQVRSPMLVSVGMYLPLETTFAIFVGGLIKGIVEQINNKKNFNEAQRARVENTGVLVAAGLIAGEALIGLVFAAFAFFEVSLFKIFEQPTFAISLLVFVFIAWLLVQIPIKNAGRPDEPAPPSAMM encoded by the coding sequence ATGACGGAAAGCAAAAAATATGTTCCGTTCGTTTCACCTGATAAAACTCTTCCAGAGTTTACAGTGCGGGCTTTGATAATTGGTTTGATAATGTGTGTGGTTCTTGGTGCAGCAAATGCTTATCTGGGACTCAAAGCTGGAATGACAATAGCAGCTACATATCCAGCAGCAGTTATTGGTATGGCTCTCTTGAGAGCAATGAAAGGGTCAATTCTTGAAGAAAACTTTGCTCGTACTGTTGGGTCAATTGGAGAATCAGTTGCAGCAGGTGCAATTTTCACTATCCCTGCATTTTTCATCGCTGGTATTTGGCCCGAATTTACAATGAAGCATTATCTTGAGTCATCAATTATAATGTTTGTTGGTGGTGTGCTTGGAATTATGTTTGTCGCTTTGCTTCGCAGAGTTATGGTTGAAGATGCAGAATTACCATTCCCTGAATCTGTTGCAGCTGGTGAGATTCATAAAGCAGGAAGAACCGGCGGAACAGGTGCAAAATTTTTATTTAGTGCAATGGGGATTGGGGCTTTAATTCAAGCACTCGGTCAATTTAATTTCTTTGCAAAAAGCTGGGAAAAGTTTGTTCATTTTTCTAAAACTACAATTGGTTTAAGAAGCTCAGGTGAAGCTACTGCACAAGGTGGTATTTTATTAAGCTCGCCCGGAGTTAGTCCTGCATACATCGGTGTGGGTTATATTATTGGTCCAAAATTAGCTTCACTTAATTTCAGTGGTGGACTTTTAGCATGGGGATTGTTTGTTCCAATTATTACTTATTTCCTTGCACCTTCTTTGCTTGCATCTAATCCAAATCCAGCAGAAAGTGATTGGATTAATTTATCGATTAATGTTTGGAGATTTATTGTTAGACCGATTGCAATAGGCGGAATGTTGGTAGGCGCTGGTTACACTCTTTACAGAATGAGGAAGAGTTTACTTACTGGAATAAAGAGATCAATTAGTGATGTCAAGAAAGCTGCAACAGGTGAGCATGTTGAAATCAGAACAGAGCAAGATATCAATTTCAAATGGGTAATGCTTGGTATTTTACTATCAGCAGTTGCAACATTCTTTATCTATAATTACTTCGCACAGGATGTTGTTGCTGCACTGGTTGCGACCATTGTTATGGTAATTGCCGGATTTTTCTTTGCGGCAGTTTCGGGTTATCTGGTTGGCATTATTGGTTCAAGTAATAATCCTATCAGTGGATTAACACTCTCAACTTTGCTTGTCGCTGCTTTATTAATGGTTGCTCTTGGAATGAAAGGTACAACGGGAGTTGCAGCAGTTCTTGGAGTAGCTGCGGTAGTTTGCGTTTCCGCTGCTGTTGCTGGTGAAATGTTGCAGGATTTAAAAGTTGGTCACATTCTTGGAGGTACTCCCTGGAAAATGCAGGTTGGTGATATAATTGGAGTTGGACTTGCCGCATTTGTTATGTTTATTCCACTTTTAATTCTGCATCAGGGTGATATTAATACTGGTGGAACAGGATTTGGCGGAAAGAATTTACCAGCTCCTCAAGCAAGTTTGATGGCTTTACTTTCTCAGGGAATTGTTAAAGGCGAGATGGCTTGGCCACTTATTATTGTTGGAATGTTAATGGGCTTTGGATTTATCTTAATGCAGGTCAGAAGTCCAATGCTTGTTTCAGTTGGAATGTACTTACCTCTTGAAACAACTTTTGCAATTTTCGTCGGTGGGTTGATTAAAGGTATAGTTGAACAGATTAATAATAAGAAGAATTTCAATGAAGCTCAGAGAGCAAGAGTTGAGAATACAGGTGTATTGGTTGCGGCTGGCTTAATTGCCGGTGAAGCGTTAATCGGATTAGTATTTGCTGCATTTGCCTTCTTTGAGGTTTCACTATTTAAGATTTTTGAACAACCGACATTTGCTATCAGCTTGCTTGTGTTTGTCTTCATTGCCTGGTTATTGGTTCAAATTCCAATTAAGAATGCTGGTCGTCCCGATGAACCAGCTCCACCTAGTGCAATGATGTAA
- a CDS encoding aminoacyl-histidine dipeptidase → MSNALANLKPEAVWRYFGELCKYPRPSKKESKVVEYVLSVIKKLGLPYEQDSFGSILVKKPATPGFENLKTVCLQGHLDMVCEKNSDVQHDFDNDPIQPYVEGDWVKAKGTTLGADNGIGVAAALAIMEAKDIQHGPLEFLFTLDEETGLTGANSLKPGFVTAEILLNLDSEEDGALYIGCSGGKDTEGRFSYSKENLPANSFGYKIKVTGLKGGHSGLDIHLGRGNAIKILSRLLWNLQNQFDIRLSKIEGGSKRNAIPREAFAEIVVNKSRADELEGFVNYYNTVVKSELSSVEPDLKVEFERSNLPEFVIDKSTQINLLNALYALPHGVIKMSADIPGLVETSTNLATITFGDQIVVGTSQRSSVESEKEDIVIMNRCVFLLANAEVKHGDGYPGWKPDINSEILKLMKEVYKKKYGKEPEVKAIHAGLECGIIKEKYPNMDMISFGPTIMGAHSPDERVQISTVEKFYDLLLEVLKNIPAKN, encoded by the coding sequence ATGTCAAACGCATTAGCAAATCTTAAACCCGAAGCTGTCTGGAGATATTTTGGTGAATTGTGTAAATACCCAAGACCTTCCAAAAAAGAATCTAAGGTAGTCGAATATGTTTTGTCTGTGATTAAAAAACTTGGATTGCCCTACGAACAGGATTCATTTGGCAGTATATTAGTTAAAAAGCCTGCTACACCAGGATTTGAAAATTTAAAAACAGTTTGTCTGCAAGGACATTTAGATATGGTTTGTGAGAAAAACAGTGATGTTCAACATGATTTTGATAACGATCCAATTCAACCTTATGTTGAAGGCGATTGGGTAAAAGCAAAAGGCACAACCTTAGGTGCGGACAATGGAATTGGTGTTGCTGCTGCTCTTGCAATTATGGAAGCTAAAGATATTCAACATGGTCCGCTTGAATTTCTTTTTACACTTGATGAAGAAACAGGTTTAACTGGCGCAAACAGTCTAAAACCAGGATTTGTTACCGCTGAAATTCTCCTAAATCTTGACTCCGAAGAAGATGGTGCACTTTATATCGGCTGTTCTGGTGGAAAGGATACGGAAGGCAGATTTTCTTATTCAAAGGAAAATTTACCAGCTAATTCTTTTGGATATAAAATAAAAGTTACAGGACTTAAAGGTGGACATTCAGGACTTGATATTCATCTCGGAAGAGGAAATGCAATTAAAATTTTGAGCAGACTTCTCTGGAATCTTCAGAATCAATTTGATATAAGACTTTCAAAAATTGAAGGTGGAAGTAAAAGAAACGCAATCCCGAGAGAAGCTTTCGCAGAAATCGTTGTCAATAAATCCAGAGCTGATGAACTTGAAGGGTTCGTCAATTATTACAATACAGTTGTGAAAAGTGAACTTTCTTCTGTTGAACCAGATTTAAAAGTTGAATTTGAACGATCAAATTTACCCGAATTTGTAATCGACAAATCAACACAAATAAATCTTTTAAATGCTCTTTATGCCCTTCCGCATGGAGTAATAAAGATGAGTGCTGATATACCTGGACTTGTGGAGACATCTACAAATCTTGCTACAATTACTTTCGGTGATCAAATTGTTGTTGGTACAAGTCAACGAAGCTCAGTAGAAAGTGAAAAAGAAGATATCGTGATTATGAATCGTTGTGTCTTTCTACTTGCAAATGCAGAAGTAAAACATGGCGATGGTTATCCGGGATGGAAACCAGACATTAATTCAGAAATTTTGAAACTGATGAAAGAAGTTTATAAAAAGAAATATGGAAAAGAACCTGAGGTAAAAGCAATTCATGCTGGACTTGAATGCGGTATCATAAAAGAAAAATACCCAAATATGGATATGATATCTTTTGGTCCAACCATTATGGGTGCTCATTCACCTGATGAAAGAGTCCAGATAAGTACTGTAGAAAAATTTTATGATTTATTATTAGAAGTTCTGAAAAATATCCCTGCGAAAAATTAA
- a CDS encoding NifB/NifX family molybdenum-iron cluster-binding protein, with amino-acid sequence MLILIGAEGKDLNSNVSMRFGHSNYFLIFNTETKSVEAYENVGHNKKHENLRELINKGVEVTIVGNIGPHAFETINTSRNKIYLARKMSVKEAIEKFLKGELKQLSEPTAKKSIGHKHSHHNHHND; translated from the coding sequence ATGTTAATACTAATTGGTGCAGAAGGAAAAGATTTGAACAGTAACGTCTCAATGAGATTTGGTCATTCAAATTACTTTTTAATTTTCAACACAGAGACCAAATCAGTAGAAGCGTATGAAAATGTTGGTCACAACAAGAAACATGAAAATCTTAGAGAACTCATAAATAAAGGTGTTGAGGTAACCATAGTTGGCAATATTGGTCCTCATGCATTCGAAACAATTAATACTTCCAGAAACAAAATTTATCTTGCTAGAAAAATGTCTGTGAAAGAAGCGATTGAAAAATTTTTAAAAGGTGAACTTAAACAATTAAGCGAACCGACTGCCAAAAAAAGCATTGGCCATAAGCACAGTCATCATAATCATCATAATGATTAA
- a CDS encoding PqqD family protein, which yields MISFKRKSKEKVEVNLWELIPIRKFDFEKSENNLITILIPKFTNKFLVRHLMPRLKYPFFKVKLDEIGSAVWLEIDGKKKVGEIAQILEEKFGAKIQPIEERLSKFFTQLKFHQFIDFKKEES from the coding sequence ATGATATCCTTTAAAAGAAAATCAAAAGAAAAAGTCGAAGTAAATCTCTGGGAACTCATTCCAATCAGAAAATTTGATTTCGAAAAATCTGAAAATAACCTCATCACAATTCTAATTCCCAAATTCACAAATAAGTTTTTGGTCAGACACTTAATGCCTCGATTGAAGTATCCATTCTTTAAAGTCAAGCTCGATGAAATAGGCTCTGCAGTCTGGCTTGAAATTGATGGGAAGAAAAAAGTTGGAGAAATAGCCCAAATTTTAGAAGAAAAATTTGGAGCAAAAATTCAACCAATCGAAGAAAGACTTTCAAAATTTTTTACTCAATTAAAATTTCATCAGTTCATAGATTTTAAAAAAGAGGAGAGTTAG
- a CDS encoding MFS transporter translates to MFGNYYIYDSISPLADLLKTQLGFSDSNIGLLNAIYSFPNVIMVLIGGIIIDRIGTRKAVLIFTTLLMLGSLLTAVKGDIFVMASGRLLFGLGAESMIVAITTIIARWFKGKELSFAFGLNLTLARLGSFMALNSPTWAKHFYDYWQKPLWISFYAGVSALVFILIYYFIDLASSKKYELPPEGNQDKVVLKEIFGFGKAFWFISALCVTFYSAMFPFQTFAIKFFQEVHGTSREVGGNLSSILTLSAMIFTPLFGLLADRVKKKSYLMMFGSFLIIPVYLIMAYKVDLASPLGLSGSININLDFFDIHTSIPFYLIIPMSMMGIAFSLIPAVMWPYVALVVDSSKLGTAYGLMTMIQNIGLFSFNLIIGYSNDLFGASAANPQGYIPGMWIFSVLGFSGLLFSYLLRVEEKNLILRN, encoded by the coding sequence ATGTTTGGTAATTATTATATCTATGACAGCATTAGTCCATTAGCTGATTTATTAAAAACTCAACTTGGATTTTCTGACTCAAATATTGGTTTGCTTAATGCGATTTATAGTTTTCCAAATGTTATTATGGTTTTGATTGGTGGAATTATAATTGATCGAATTGGAACAAGAAAAGCAGTTTTGATCTTTACAACTCTTTTAATGCTTGGTTCTCTTCTTACTGCTGTTAAGGGAGATATTTTTGTAATGGCATCGGGTCGATTACTTTTTGGACTTGGTGCTGAGTCTATGATCGTTGCAATTACTACAATTATTGCAAGATGGTTTAAGGGTAAAGAACTTTCATTTGCTTTTGGATTGAATTTAACTCTTGCACGACTTGGTTCTTTTATGGCTCTCAACTCACCAACCTGGGCAAAACATTTTTATGATTACTGGCAAAAACCGTTATGGATTTCTTTTTATGCTGGTGTTTCAGCTCTAGTTTTTATCTTGATTTATTATTTTATTGATTTAGCCAGCTCAAAGAAATATGAATTGCCCCCAGAAGGAAATCAAGACAAAGTTGTATTGAAAGAAATTTTCGGATTTGGAAAAGCGTTCTGGTTTATTTCAGCATTGTGTGTGACTTTTTATTCAGCAATGTTTCCATTTCAAACATTTGCAATAAAATTTTTCCAGGAAGTTCATGGAACATCAAGAGAAGTAGGTGGGAATCTTTCAAGCATTTTGACTTTGTCGGCAATGATTTTCACTCCGCTTTTTGGTTTACTTGCTGATCGAGTAAAGAAAAAATCTTATTTGATGATGTTTGGCTCGTTTTTGATTATTCCTGTTTATTTGATAATGGCTTACAAAGTTGATCTTGCATCTCCGCTCGGGTTAAGCGGAAGTATAAATATAAATCTTGATTTCTTCGATATTCACACTTCAATTCCTTTTTATTTGATTATTCCAATGTCAATGATGGGCATCGCATTTTCACTTATTCCAGCAGTGATGTGGCCTTATGTTGCTCTGGTTGTTGATTCTTCAAAATTGGGAACTGCTTACGGATTGATGACAATGATTCAAAATATTGGTCTGTTTTCATTTAATTTGATAATTGGATACAGCAATGATTTGTTTGGTGCGAGTGCAGCAAATCCGCAAGGATATATTCCGGGTATGTGGATTTTTTCAGTGCTTGGTTTTTCTGGTTTGTTATTCTCTTACTTGCTTCGAGTTGAAGAGAAAAATTTAATTTTAAGAAATTGA
- a CDS encoding tetratricopeptide repeat protein — MWQLIFFVIATIVSYFIPTPQEFKNAFQAGQNYFVSRDYKNAIRMYDYILYTESKFVDEDSIKVGILNNEFIISVRAAAAYMKGNAFKQMNYSDSAIHYFRIVSLRKDEPKLAALAQFQIYDIYYKLGRYDEAIEEAFKLFIKFPNDKKSEQALYDIGWAYRETNKLDSSSILFHKLLEKYPNTEYYARALYQIAQNYFDMGNYDLALEHWLELINKFQPEIFTKKDWEKIELKAEKERRLFEVTEGRDVETTDLELVAKAYIKIGDAYRKLNNYDLAISYYRKIITTFTLIPSLQEVAWIKIADYTLEAKGLQEAIAVYRDAIDQNFQNKKLQAKFQFKIAETYQNARMFSKAAEEYDIYIYSYESVADAIDFSVDKAKLAVILNYYNAKEFQNAIAHCDSFITKYAYSDLVPTVFNIKASSQNFAGDYEAARKTLETLIRNFPTHDETINAKIQLGFTLYKLGDYTSALETIDEILNNPDTKKKIDTSEAYYYRLITLADSKRYDEAIATFENINFYSPYYPGAVNKICKIYSARSEFDTGEKFLQNVLKITEERKDSLNIINDIYFNFADLYINKGDYNSALDYLNKILSDTTIFEKRETFALQVRYIRGIINYQVENFTSAIGDLEFVLDNKLFKNAFAQNIDNAYEKLALSYAKIGELEKGVSIFQNLINQTNDQIQIGKYYSTLSTIYFEGNRYKESIEYANKSLAVPGLDTSTIIVNYLNLANSYKELGDLKKAGDLLFEASNKFPTAPEIQDILFQLAALYYDNQDFEQAIKIFNRYLSQYPDGIHKKDAIMFKAYAQYEIGDWQNAYNTMKTFVSLYPQDPKAPDMQYYAGECMFNMKKFDQAIKEYQLTYRRYPKSDLAAAAMYNEGWCYYELQKPDQMIETFKILAQRFPKSEYAPHGLYTIGDYYYNIKDYQNAANYYSELKKRYPDYEKIQEVDELLYDLSQINSYLEYEKAMKFFDEKNYEKAIEELMKVLKKYPDASVAVGCRVNIAASYEMLEKKKEAIKWYEEVIKLYENSKDENERAAYLFAKEHKEWLESQ; from the coding sequence ATGTGGCAGTTGATTTTTTTTGTAATCGCAACAATAGTTAGTTATTTTATTCCAACACCGCAGGAATTCAAAAATGCGTTCCAGGCGGGACAAAATTATTTTGTCTCACGAGACTATAAAAATGCGATACGAATGTATGATTATATTTTGTATACTGAAAGCAAATTTGTTGATGAAGATTCAATTAAAGTTGGAATTCTCAATAACGAGTTTATTATAAGTGTTCGAGCAGCTGCTGCATATATGAAAGGTAATGCATTTAAACAAATGAATTACTCCGATTCTGCGATTCACTATTTTAGAATTGTCTCGCTGAGAAAAGATGAACCAAAACTTGCTGCTTTAGCACAATTTCAGATTTACGATATTTATTATAAGCTTGGTCGATATGATGAAGCAATTGAAGAAGCATTTAAACTTTTTATAAAATTCCCAAATGATAAAAAATCTGAACAGGCCCTTTACGACATAGGCTGGGCATATAGAGAAACTAATAAACTCGATAGTTCATCAATCCTTTTCCACAAGCTGTTAGAGAAATATCCAAATACAGAATATTACGCACGAGCTTTGTATCAAATTGCTCAGAATTATTTCGATATGGGGAATTATGATTTAGCGCTTGAACACTGGTTAGAATTAATCAACAAATTTCAACCTGAAATTTTTACAAAAAAAGATTGGGAAAAAATTGAACTTAAAGCTGAAAAAGAGAGAAGACTTTTTGAAGTTACAGAAGGCAGGGATGTAGAAACTACAGATTTAGAGCTTGTAGCTAAAGCGTATATCAAAATCGGTGACGCCTATCGGAAATTAAATAATTATGATCTTGCAATTTCCTATTACAGAAAAATCATTACAACATTTACTCTAATTCCGAGTTTGCAGGAGGTAGCCTGGATAAAAATTGCTGATTACACTCTCGAAGCTAAAGGCTTGCAGGAAGCCATTGCCGTTTATCGTGATGCAATTGATCAGAATTTTCAGAACAAAAAATTGCAGGCAAAATTTCAATTCAAAATTGCAGAGACCTATCAAAATGCAAGGATGTTTTCAAAAGCAGCTGAAGAATATGACATTTACATTTATAGCTATGAATCTGTGGCTGATGCAATAGATTTTAGTGTTGATAAAGCAAAACTTGCAGTAATTCTTAATTATTATAATGCAAAAGAATTTCAAAATGCGATTGCTCATTGTGACTCATTCATTACTAAATACGCATATTCAGATTTAGTTCCGACAGTTTTTAATATAAAAGCTTCCTCTCAAAATTTTGCCGGTGATTATGAAGCTGCAAGAAAAACCCTGGAAACTTTGATTAGAAACTTTCCAACTCATGATGAAACTATAAATGCAAAAATTCAGCTTGGATTTACTTTATATAAACTTGGTGATTATACCTCAGCCCTTGAAACGATTGATGAAATCTTAAATAATCCTGATACAAAAAAGAAAATTGATACAAGCGAAGCATATTATTATCGCTTAATAACTTTAGCGGACAGCAAACGCTACGATGAAGCAATTGCAACTTTTGAAAATATTAATTTCTATTCACCTTATTATCCAGGGGCAGTTAATAAAATTTGCAAAATTTATTCTGCTCGTTCTGAATTCGATACTGGTGAGAAATTTTTGCAAAATGTTCTAAAGATTACTGAAGAGAGAAAAGATAGTTTAAATATCATTAATGATATCTACTTTAATTTTGCAGATCTTTACATTAATAAAGGTGACTATAATTCTGCGCTCGATTACTTAAACAAAATATTATCTGACACAACCATATTTGAAAAACGAGAAACTTTTGCATTGCAAGTTCGATACATTCGTGGAATTATAAATTATCAGGTAGAAAATTTTACTAGCGCAATTGGTGATCTGGAGTTTGTTCTGGATAATAAACTATTTAAAAATGCCTTTGCTCAAAATATTGATAATGCCTATGAAAAACTTGCTCTATCTTATGCAAAAATTGGTGAACTTGAGAAAGGTGTTTCGATTTTTCAAAATTTGATTAATCAAACAAATGATCAAATTCAAATTGGTAAATACTATTCCACTTTATCAACAATTTATTTCGAAGGTAATAGATATAAAGAAAGCATTGAATATGCTAATAAGTCTCTGGCAGTCCCAGGACTCGATACATCAACAATCATTGTCAATTATCTTAATCTTGCTAACAGCTACAAAGAACTTGGCGATCTGAAAAAAGCTGGTGATTTACTTTTTGAAGCTTCAAATAAATTTCCAACTGCACCAGAAATACAGGATATTTTATTCCAGCTTGCAGCACTTTATTATGATAATCAAGATTTCGAACAGGCGATTAAAATTTTTAATCGTTACTTAAGTCAGTATCCTGATGGAATTCATAAAAAAGACGCTATAATGTTTAAAGCTTATGCACAATATGAAATAGGTGATTGGCAAAATGCATATAACACTATGAAAACTTTTGTTTCCCTTTACCCACAGGATCCTAAAGCTCCGGATATGCAATATTACGCTGGCGAATGCATGTTTAATATGAAAAAATTTGATCAAGCGATAAAGGAATATCAATTGACTTATCGCCGTTACCCTAAATCTGATTTAGCTGCAGCTGCAATGTACAATGAAGGTTGGTGTTATTACGAACTTCAAAAACCCGATCAAATGATTGAGACCTTTAAAATTTTAGCTCAAAGATTTCCAAAAAGTGAATATGCACCACACGGGCTATACACAATTGGAGATTATTATTACAACATCAAGGATTATCAGAATGCAGCAAACTATTATTCAGAATTGAAGAAAAGATATCCTGATTATGAAAAGATTCAAGAAGTTGATGAATTGCTTTATGATTTAAGCCAAATAAATTCATACCTTGAATACGAAAAAGCAATGAAATTCTTTGATGAAAAAAATTACGAGAAAGCAATTGAAGAATTGATGAAGGTCTTGAAAAAATATCCGGATGCAAGTGTAGCTGTTGGCTGCAGAGTGAATATTGCTGCATCTTATGAAATGCTTGAAAAGAAAAAAGAAGCAATAAAATGGTATGAAGAAGTGATAAAACTTTATGAAAACAGCAAAGATGAAAATGAAAGGGCGGCATATTTATTTGCCAAGGAACATAAAGAATGGTTAGAAAGTCAATAA